In Leptospira langatensis, a single window of DNA contains:
- a CDS encoding EVE domain-containing protein, with the protein MRYWLFKTEPDVFSIDTLKASPGKTAPWEGVRNYQARNYLRDEVKKNDLVLFYHSSCKPPHLAGIAVIAKEGYPDHFAFDKKHKYFDPKSKPEKPTWFMVDVKFKEKFSRPISLEELRSHGQLEGMVLLQPGGRLSIQPVSEKHFKYICELAGAKILPG; encoded by the coding sequence ATGAGATACTGGCTTTTTAAAACAGAGCCCGACGTTTTCTCCATAGATACCTTGAAAGCCTCCCCGGGGAAGACTGCTCCCTGGGAAGGAGTTCGGAATTATCAGGCAAGAAATTATTTAAGAGACGAGGTCAAGAAAAACGACCTCGTTTTATTCTACCATAGTAGCTGTAAACCTCCTCATTTGGCGGGGATTGCGGTAATAGCAAAGGAAGGCTATCCGGATCATTTTGCCTTCGATAAGAAACATAAGTATTTCGATCCGAAGAGTAAGCCGGAAAAACCGACCTGGTTCATGGTGGATGTGAAATTTAAGGAAAAATTTTCTCGCCCAATTTCACTAGAAGAATTAAGATCCCACGGGCAACTAGAAGGAATGGTGCTTTTGCAACCCGGGGGTCGTCTTTCCATCCAGCCCGTGAGCGAAAAACATTTCAAATATATCTGCGAATTAGCCGGGGCCAAGATACTTCCCGGTTAG
- the ftsH gene encoding ATP-dependent zinc metalloprotease FtsH, with amino-acid sequence MNNNNKGLRLLILFILVILGVSFFSTQIKDIWGRNPEVIPFSQFMSMLEPDGASKPKGKLIKIKDSKFPGCDKLVMEGDLIKGCYEPFEGEVKIPVRFETKVAPIDKDFLSSLRRTNIDFEVVSVENGHGFGMLSSFLLVGVIGIFIFYFFIMRQVQSTGNKAFSFGKSKAKMTVDPKVKVSFADVAGCEEAKTELVEIIEFLKDPKKFQAMGARIPTGVLLVGPPGTGKTLLARAVAGEAGVPFFSISGSDFVEMFVGVGASRVRDLFEQGKKNSPCIIFIDEIDAVGRLRGAGWGGGHDEREQTLNQMLVEMDGFEKNEGVIVMAATNRADVLDPALLRPGRFDRQVIVDLPDLNGREQILKVHSRKVPLTSDISLNSIARGTPGFTGADLSNLINEAALLAARKNKKRVTQEELEEARDKVMMGPERRSFFISEKEKEVIAFHEAGHAILGTLLAYTEPVHKVTIIPRGRALGLTQSLPTEDKHIHTKAYWLDQIVVCMGGFIAEEFKFKMTSTGSSNDIQQATNIARRMVCDWGMSEKLGTINYGSGHESPFLGRDMGQSNKAYSEEFAAMIDKEIRDIVQTCLNKGRELVRKNSTKFENLAKALLAKETVSHDELMAIVHPANEEPKKKTERSTKKEKGGEIPGKPAYSTGVE; translated from the coding sequence ATGAATAACAATAATAAAGGTCTGAGATTACTGATCCTTTTCATTTTGGTGATCTTGGGCGTATCGTTCTTTTCCACCCAAATAAAGGACATTTGGGGAAGAAATCCGGAAGTCATTCCGTTCTCCCAATTCATGAGTATGCTGGAACCCGACGGTGCCTCCAAGCCAAAAGGCAAGCTCATCAAGATCAAGGACTCCAAGTTCCCAGGCTGCGATAAGCTAGTGATGGAAGGAGATCTGATCAAAGGTTGCTACGAGCCGTTCGAAGGAGAGGTCAAGATCCCTGTTCGCTTCGAGACCAAAGTGGCTCCTATCGACAAGGATTTCCTTTCTTCATTAAGAAGAACGAATATAGATTTCGAAGTGGTTTCCGTAGAGAACGGTCACGGATTCGGAATGCTGAGTTCCTTCCTTCTCGTAGGTGTGATCGGCATTTTCATATTTTACTTTTTCATTATGCGTCAGGTTCAGTCTACCGGCAATAAGGCTTTCTCTTTCGGTAAGTCCAAAGCAAAAATGACTGTGGATCCTAAGGTCAAGGTCAGTTTCGCGGACGTTGCAGGCTGCGAAGAAGCTAAGACCGAGCTCGTAGAGATCATCGAATTCTTAAAAGATCCTAAGAAATTCCAAGCAATGGGAGCAAGGATCCCAACCGGAGTTCTATTAGTAGGTCCTCCGGGAACCGGTAAGACCCTTCTTGCGAGAGCGGTAGCAGGCGAGGCAGGAGTACCATTCTTCAGTATCTCCGGTTCCGACTTCGTAGAAATGTTCGTGGGTGTGGGAGCTTCTCGTGTTCGAGATCTGTTCGAACAAGGTAAGAAGAATTCTCCTTGTATCATCTTCATCGACGAGATCGACGCTGTAGGAAGATTGAGAGGCGCCGGATGGGGCGGTGGTCATGACGAGAGAGAGCAGACACTAAACCAAATGCTCGTTGAGATGGACGGATTCGAGAAGAATGAAGGAGTGATCGTAATGGCTGCGACAAACCGCGCAGACGTTTTGGATCCAGCTCTTCTCAGACCGGGACGTTTTGACCGACAAGTGATCGTAGATCTTCCTGACTTGAACGGAAGAGAGCAGATCCTGAAGGTCCACTCCAGAAAAGTTCCTTTAACCAGCGATATTTCTTTGAACTCCATTGCGAGAGGAACCCCTGGATTTACAGGCGCGGATCTTTCCAACCTGATCAATGAAGCGGCTCTACTTGCGGCTCGTAAGAATAAGAAACGGGTCACTCAAGAAGAATTAGAAGAGGCTCGCGACAAGGTCATGATGGGACCGGAGCGTAGATCCTTCTTCATTTCCGAAAAGGAAAAAGAGGTCATCGCATTTCACGAAGCAGGTCATGCTATCTTAGGAACCTTGCTTGCTTATACCGAGCCAGTGCATAAGGTAACCATCATTCCTAGAGGAAGAGCGCTTGGATTGACCCAGTCCCTTCCTACTGAAGACAAACATATTCATACCAAAGCGTATTGGTTGGATCAGATCGTGGTCTGCATGGGTGGATTCATTGCCGAAGAGTTTAAGTTCAAGATGACTTCTACCGGCTCTAGCAACGATATCCAGCAAGCCACTAATATCGCCAGACGAATGGTTTGTGATTGGGGAATGTCCGAAAAGCTAGGCACCATCAATTATGGAAGCGGCCACGAGAGTCCTTTCCTTGGAAGGGATATGGGCCAAAGCAATAAGGCATATAGCGAAGAATTCGCAGCCATGATCGACAAGGAGATCCGAGACATCGTTCAAACCTGCCTGAATAAGGGAAGAGAACTGGTCCGTAAGAACTCTACTAAGTTCGAGAACTTGGCCAAGGCTCTACTCGCTAAGGAAACAGTTTCTCATGATGAACTGATGGCGATTGTTCATCCCGCAAACGAGGAGCCTAAGAAGAAGACTGAGAGATCTACTAAGAAAGAAAAAGGCGGAGAAATTCCAGGCAAGCCCGCCTATTCTACCGGAGTGGAATGA
- a CDS encoding LA_3751/LA_3752 family putative glycosyltransferase, which translates to MSSAPGSSVPKTKQFLFYLLLALPLLYPILLKPSEQLYSDHLGKFVLGESVLRNHFRSGDLALPSRELDKQSRFCPTECIRIDEEVISPFPATLGYFYALILPWGGIEGVYIVTSLFVLASLLLLSLLWEKSLAFLSILAICTPFVVNGYFFPDVGIGAFLFVLGSFLFLRADGNTAAFSFLVSGFLSAFAGWFRIEALVFPASFLFFLFWFRFRAREERKGILLYLLGFLVGAFLLLGTQYLLYHHPMGPRFSFNQPTMFISPLRKGEIYLGLLIANPNRIGFFGYTPLFVIVLLFSVYFLFFQTNFFRRKEEEPLSKRNIFVISGLAAFVLLVLSAPNDGIIDFGSRYLHLSLPSFVGMLLTLSDSISKKFPSKTSGKIGKAFGILLLLFSAYMTFSYTQILGRFGRKSTKMNQVYLDQKPDLVVVQVRTHAQILGKYFFQTPSVWLVKEAWVQLFFSENDPNQFSKILFVQSKASFPPNPKPEDLFEKNSYYKAAKENLGPGFERDFVENREDVLIFSMKRKN; encoded by the coding sequence GTGAGTTCAGCCCCAGGATCCTCGGTCCCAAAAACCAAACAGTTTTTATTTTATCTTCTATTGGCATTGCCCCTTCTGTATCCGATCCTTTTGAAACCCAGCGAACAGTTGTATTCGGATCATCTAGGCAAATTCGTATTGGGCGAATCGGTCTTACGGAATCATTTCCGATCCGGGGACCTGGCTCTTCCTTCTCGTGAATTAGATAAACAATCCAGGTTTTGTCCTACGGAATGTATCCGTATAGACGAGGAAGTCATCAGTCCCTTTCCGGCGACTCTAGGTTATTTCTACGCTCTGATTCTGCCTTGGGGAGGAATAGAAGGAGTGTATATCGTAACCTCACTCTTTGTTTTGGCTTCTCTCCTTCTTCTTTCCCTTTTATGGGAGAAAAGCCTGGCATTCTTAAGCATCCTTGCGATATGCACTCCCTTTGTGGTGAACGGTTACTTCTTTCCGGATGTTGGGATCGGAGCTTTCTTATTTGTATTGGGGAGTTTTCTGTTTCTGCGTGCGGATGGGAATACCGCTGCATTTTCCTTCTTGGTCTCCGGATTCTTATCTGCGTTTGCCGGTTGGTTTAGAATAGAGGCATTAGTGTTTCCTGCTTCTTTTCTATTCTTCTTGTTTTGGTTCCGATTTAGAGCGAGAGAAGAAAGAAAAGGGATCTTACTCTATCTCTTGGGATTCTTAGTCGGCGCATTTCTACTTTTGGGGACACAATATCTTCTCTACCATCATCCTATGGGTCCTCGTTTCTCTTTCAATCAGCCCACTATGTTTATTTCTCCTCTTAGAAAGGGGGAGATCTATTTAGGACTACTCATCGCAAACCCGAATCGGATCGGCTTTTTCGGATACACTCCGCTCTTTGTTATTGTTCTTTTGTTCTCCGTTTACTTTCTATTCTTTCAAACGAATTTCTTCCGGAGGAAAGAAGAAGAGCCACTATCCAAAAGAAATATCTTTGTGATCTCGGGATTGGCAGCGTTTGTGCTTTTGGTGCTTTCTGCGCCGAATGATGGGATCATAGATTTCGGTTCTAGGTATTTGCATTTAAGTCTTCCTAGTTTTGTGGGGATGCTTTTGACCCTTTCCGATTCCATTTCTAAAAAGTTCCCTTCAAAAACGTCCGGAAAGATCGGGAAGGCATTCGGGATCCTTCTTCTTCTCTTTTCTGCATACATGACTTTTTCTTATACTCAGATCCTTGGCAGGTTCGGAAGAAAATCTACCAAGATGAACCAAGTTTATTTGGACCAAAAGCCGGACTTAGTGGTCGTTCAGGTAAGAACTCACGCGCAGATCCTGGGGAAATACTTCTTTCAAACGCCTTCGGTTTGGTTGGTGAAAGAGGCATGGGTCCAACTTTTCTTTTCCGAAAACGATCCGAACCAATTCTCGAAGATACTATTTGTACAATCTAAGGCGTCCTTTCCTCCGAATCCTAAACCGGAGGATTTGTTTGAAAAGAATTCGTATTACAAGGCTGCAAAAGAGAATTTAGGGCCGGGCTTCGAAAGGGATTTTGTGGAGAATCGGGAGGATGTATTGATCTTCTCGATGAAGAGAAAGAACTAA
- the pth gene encoding aminoacyl-tRNA hydrolase — translation MKLIVGLGNPGDKYNNNRSNIGFKILDVIANNINVEIKTKKKKSLIGRGDFEGEEVVLLKPQTFSDLSGESVLYIASFLKIQVQDILVIHEDWTLPLGKIVVDKGANGNENPGVKSVVQSLRSPNFVRIRIGIGNENFDGSNLDSFLKEDFQPLENLSLIQIINDAEAAIRSISLGDIEDVIEKYRL, via the coding sequence ATGAAGTTAATTGTCGGACTGGGAAATCCCGGAGACAAATACAATAACAACCGATCTAATATCGGCTTCAAGATCCTCGACGTTATTGCGAATAACATTAACGTAGAGATCAAAACGAAGAAGAAAAAATCTCTGATCGGCAGAGGAGACTTCGAAGGCGAAGAGGTTGTATTACTCAAACCTCAAACTTTCAGCGACCTCTCCGGAGAGTCCGTATTGTACATTGCTTCCTTCCTGAAAATTCAGGTACAAGATATTCTAGTGATCCACGAAGATTGGACCTTGCCCTTGGGAAAGATCGTAGTGGATAAGGGAGCGAATGGAAACGAGAACCCCGGAGTGAAATCCGTCGTGCAATCCTTGCGTTCGCCGAATTTCGTTCGGATCCGGATCGGGATCGGTAACGAAAATTTTGACGGATCCAATCTGGATAGTTTCTTAAAAGAGGATTTCCAGCCTTTGGAAAACCTGAGTCTGATACAGATCATCAACGATGCCGAGGCTGCAATCCGCTCGATCAGCCTTGGAGATATCGAAGATGTGATCGAAAAATACAGACTATAG
- a CDS encoding VOC family protein → MRYLHAMIRVKDLDQALDFFCSKLGLLETRRHDHPEGRYTLVFLSEGKENAPEIELTYNWDQEGAYTGGRNFGHLAFEVDNIYDTCANLQAKGVIINRPPRDGRMAFVRSPDLISVELLQKGKPLEIAEPWKSMSNTGEW, encoded by the coding sequence ATGAGATACCTACACGCAATGATCCGAGTAAAAGATTTGGATCAAGCCTTGGATTTTTTCTGCAGTAAGCTAGGTTTACTAGAAACAAGAAGACATGATCATCCGGAAGGAAGATATACTCTCGTGTTTCTATCGGAAGGAAAGGAGAATGCTCCGGAAATAGAGCTTACTTACAATTGGGACCAAGAAGGAGCTTATACCGGCGGTAGGAACTTCGGACATTTGGCTTTCGAAGTGGATAATATCTACGATACTTGTGCAAACCTTCAGGCAAAGGGCGTGATCATCAATCGTCCACCTAGAGATGGAAGGATGGCATTCGTTCGTTCTCCCGATCTGATCTCTGTAGAGCTTCTGCAAAAAGGAAAACCTCTAGAGATAGCGGAACCTTGGAAGAGCATGTCCAATACGGGAGAATGGTAA
- a CDS encoding ribose-phosphate diphosphokinase translates to MSSNIAVFSGSSNRTIANEICQALGIEPGKINLRKFSDGEIAVKIEENVRGRDVFLIQSTSAPANDNLMELLLIMDALRRASAKSISVVMPYYGYGRQDRKAEPRVPISARVVADLVEVLGPTRVIVMDLHADQIQGFFKVPVDNLHFSPVLVEYVLSKKFEDLVIVSPDSGGAERARSFGKKVNATLAIIDKRRPKANVSEVMNVIGDIEGKNCILLDDMIDTAGTICKAADALLKNGAKSVYCAATHGVLSGEAIDRLNATPFVEVVLSNTIEIPESKRISKLKTLSVAPLFAAAIQRISTNQSVSDLFI, encoded by the coding sequence ATGAGCAGCAATATAGCCGTTTTTTCAGGATCTTCGAATCGCACCATCGCAAACGAGATTTGCCAGGCTCTCGGAATTGAACCGGGCAAGATCAACCTTCGTAAATTCTCCGATGGAGAAATCGCAGTTAAGATAGAAGAGAATGTGCGGGGAAGGGACGTGTTCCTGATCCAATCCACTTCTGCTCCTGCAAACGATAACCTTATGGAATTGCTTCTGATCATGGACGCTCTTAGAAGAGCTTCCGCAAAAAGCATTTCTGTTGTGATGCCTTATTATGGATATGGAAGACAGGACAGAAAGGCGGAGCCAAGGGTTCCTATTTCTGCAAGAGTGGTTGCAGATCTGGTAGAGGTCTTAGGGCCGACTAGAGTGATCGTAATGGACCTACATGCAGATCAGATCCAGGGATTCTTCAAGGTTCCAGTGGATAATCTCCATTTTAGTCCTGTACTAGTAGAATATGTACTAAGCAAGAAATTCGAAGATCTAGTGATTGTTTCTCCGGATTCAGGCGGAGCGGAAAGAGCCAGATCCTTCGGAAAGAAAGTAAACGCTACGTTAGCTATCATCGATAAGCGAAGACCGAAAGCGAATGTTTCCGAAGTTATGAACGTGATCGGGGATATCGAAGGAAAGAATTGCATTCTTCTGGATGATATGATCGACACTGCAGGAACGATCTGCAAGGCCGCAGACGCTCTATTGAAAAACGGAGCCAAGTCTGTGTATTGCGCAGCCACTCACGGAGTTCTTTCCGGAGAAGCGATCGATCGTTTGAACGCGACCCCGTTCGTAGAAGTGGTATTATCAAATACGATAGAGATCCCTGAATCCAAAAGGATCTCTAAATTAAAGACTCTGTCCGTGGCGCCATTATTTGCGGCTGCGATCCAGAGAATATCGACCAATCAATCGGTCAGCGACCTATTTATATAA
- a CDS encoding LIC10421/LIC12816 family protein, which yields MKVNKITSLLLVLGFLVGSSAFAVSQDTEDRLLEQALVSAAVTKEQKVAVATYLKAIAQQKTERAEELRALAKRSTGGKFLASNAQSEKFLKQARALEAEAQRTQDFLSNL from the coding sequence ATGAAAGTTAACAAAATCACTTCACTTCTTCTCGTATTAGGTTTCTTAGTAGGATCTTCTGCTTTTGCAGTTTCTCAAGACACTGAGGATCGTCTGTTAGAGCAGGCTTTGGTTTCCGCTGCGGTTACTAAAGAGCAAAAAGTTGCTGTTGCAACTTATCTGAAAGCGATTGCTCAACAAAAAACCGAAAGAGCTGAAGAGTTAAGAGCATTGGCTAAACGTTCTACTGGTGGAAAATTCCTCGCTAGCAACGCTCAGTCTGAGAAATTCTTGAAACAAGCAAGAGCTCTGGAAGCAGAAGCTCAAAGAACTCAAGATTTCCTGAGCAATCTTTAA
- a CDS encoding sugar phosphate nucleotidyltransferase, with the protein MDAKKEAVAVVLAAGKGTRMKTELPKVAVSLNGKPLLNHVIDHLQKGGISNIVVVVGYKKEEVQALCSDIPGVRFAEQNEQLGTAHAVLCSESLVKDHTGPILVACGDVPMITGETFESLVSTHIQNGFSATLLSAKVENPTGYGRIVRNASGEVIAIVEEKDASPEQKKIDEINTGTYVFSSEGLFDSLKKIGNSNAQGEYYLPDLVELYKKEGKKLGAVVLKNSGESQGVNSPADLENLTAILKSEVAAK; encoded by the coding sequence ATGGACGCCAAAAAGGAAGCAGTTGCCGTAGTATTAGCTGCGGGAAAGGGAACCCGCATGAAGACGGAGCTCCCCAAGGTGGCTGTTTCCTTAAATGGAAAGCCTCTCTTGAATCATGTCATCGATCATCTCCAAAAGGGAGGGATCTCTAATATAGTCGTGGTTGTAGGCTATAAGAAAGAAGAGGTCCAAGCTTTATGCTCCGATATTCCCGGAGTTCGTTTTGCGGAACAAAACGAGCAGCTCGGCACGGCTCATGCTGTCTTATGTTCCGAATCCTTGGTCAAAGACCATACTGGTCCAATCCTAGTCGCTTGTGGGGATGTTCCCATGATCACTGGCGAGACCTTTGAATCCTTAGTTTCCACTCATATCCAAAACGGTTTCTCCGCTACCCTGCTTTCTGCAAAGGTGGAGAATCCAACCGGTTACGGACGGATCGTACGTAACGCAAGTGGAGAAGTGATCGCAATCGTAGAAGAAAAGGACGCAAGTCCTGAGCAGAAGAAGATAGATGAGATCAACACAGGGACTTATGTATTTAGTTCCGAAGGTTTGTTCGACTCTCTCAAGAAAATTGGAAATAGCAACGCACAGGGAGAATACTATCTTCCTGATCTAGTAGAGTTATATAAAAAAGAAGGAAAGAAATTGGGCGCGGTGGTTCTCAAAAATAGCGGCGAAAGTCAGGGAGTCAATTCTCCTGCGGATTTGGAAAATCTAACTGCAATCCTGAAAAGCGAGGTAGCGGCGAAATGA
- a CDS encoding 50S ribosomal protein L25/general stress protein Ctc: MSHKIAVKKRTETGKNENNRLRASGQVPINIIGGGVAASGSVNEKELEKIVHSGIRQSTLIDLEVEGAGVQKAFVKEIQRFPEIDRIRHVDFYKVETGKKIITKIGIRTEGIAKGSKVGGQFDHLIHEIRVKTVPEDLIESLVLDVSDLDVGDFIKISNLKVPASWEILVNGDPIVAAVLKTKALLAQERADAKEAAGDKKGGKKGK, translated from the coding sequence ATGAGTCACAAAATTGCTGTTAAGAAGAGGACCGAAACCGGCAAAAACGAAAACAATCGTTTGCGCGCGTCTGGCCAAGTCCCGATCAATATTATCGGAGGCGGTGTTGCTGCTTCCGGTTCCGTTAACGAGAAAGAATTAGAGAAGATTGTCCATTCCGGAATTCGTCAGTCCACTCTGATCGACCTAGAAGTCGAGGGAGCAGGAGTACAAAAGGCTTTCGTAAAAGAGATCCAAAGATTCCCGGAGATCGATAGGATCCGTCACGTAGATTTTTATAAAGTTGAGACTGGCAAGAAGATCATCACTAAGATTGGAATTCGCACCGAGGGGATCGCAAAAGGTTCCAAGGTCGGAGGTCAGTTCGACCATCTGATCCACGAGATCCGAGTTAAGACAGTTCCTGAGGATCTGATCGAGAGCTTGGTTCTGGATGTTAGCGATCTGGATGTAGGTGATTTCATCAAGATAAGCAACCTGAAAGTTCCTGCAAGCTGGGAGATCCTAGTAAACGGAGATCCGATTGTGGCTGCGGTCCTGAAAACGAAAGCTCTACTTGCTCAAGAGAGAGCGGATGCTAAGGAAGCTGCTGGCGATAAAAAGGGCGGTAAAAAGGGGAAATAA
- a CDS encoding 4-(cytidine 5'-diphospho)-2-C-methyl-D-erythritol kinase encodes MLSPAKINLGLEIPYKRPDGFHEIRSVFLRLNWGDDIGIEPIDPGRFELVSENQIILEKRRLYDEVSEKGDLSKNILFKTFTKVRTHYRELPGVRIHLTKKIPPAAGLGGGSTNAASLLSFYFGLGPEFHSDELLRLAAEIGADVPFFLSEGNAFVSGKGEIMREIEVHSGQGILALTPQVLSTAEMYAGLKKPLQADPPSKKWISLREDVEFALKEGNWAALRGKLVNDFEPLAFQKFPELGKLKESLLANGASYSSLTGSGSCIYGLVQGLEIREELLAKMQTEFPDLTFVSFNY; translated from the coding sequence TTGCTCTCTCCCGCTAAAATCAATCTAGGACTAGAGATCCCATACAAGAGGCCTGACGGATTTCACGAGATCCGAAGCGTGTTTCTACGATTGAATTGGGGAGACGATATCGGGATCGAGCCGATCGATCCGGGACGCTTTGAGCTAGTCTCTGAGAATCAGATCATCTTGGAGAAAAGGCGTTTGTATGATGAGGTTTCCGAGAAAGGGGATCTTTCTAAGAATATTCTTTTCAAGACTTTCACTAAGGTCCGTACTCATTACAGAGAACTTCCCGGAGTGAGGATCCATCTCACTAAGAAAATCCCTCCTGCTGCGGGACTAGGAGGAGGTTCCACCAACGCTGCATCTCTTCTTTCTTTTTATTTTGGATTAGGTCCTGAATTTCACTCGGATGAATTGCTCCGGCTTGCGGCAGAAATTGGGGCAGACGTTCCCTTCTTCTTATCGGAAGGAAATGCATTCGTTTCCGGGAAGGGAGAGATCATGAGAGAAATAGAGGTCCATTCCGGACAAGGGATACTCGCTCTTACTCCGCAGGTGCTGTCTACTGCGGAGATGTACGCAGGTCTCAAAAAGCCTTTACAAGCGGACCCACCCTCGAAAAAATGGATTTCTCTACGCGAAGACGTCGAATTTGCTTTAAAAGAAGGAAATTGGGCGGCTTTGAGAGGAAAGCTCGTAAACGACTTCGAGCCTCTGGCCTTTCAAAAGTTTCCGGAATTAGGGAAATTGAAAGAAAGCCTTTTGGCAAATGGAGCTAGTTATTCTTCCCTAACCGGTTCCGGATCTTGTATCTACGGACTCGTGCAAGGGTTGGAGATACGGGAAGAGCTGTTGGCCAAAATGCAGACAGAATTTCCCGACCTTACGTTTGTTAGCTTTAACTATTAA
- a CDS encoding helix-turn-helix transcriptional regulator: MNPSTKKIQTKLAVIRLLQENKRMSLEDLSKYSGIEDIKDLKKELGKLYMVGSYPYTPDQFIELDYDGDTIGIRMPVDLEQGLVLSVREWAAIRSLFLEEDEKEISPSRKKILQSILEKIHAILPSAGVPSENDLKKRIHDAIQSGKSLEMQYQANGEAQAEIRRVDPWALLSFREEYLIGYCHVRKAPRTFRLDSIIQLSLTDQDSVQVPDEERKEAILKLKKFLSQTEADSEVAEIYHTAEVYFNLHSRLPLERTKDKIQLKGVWYYLSKTKIRNEEWFLSTLKGFGPNVIIRSPENLQERMRLYWEAQSLLER, translated from the coding sequence ATGAATCCGAGTACTAAAAAGATCCAGACCAAGTTGGCAGTGATCCGACTCTTGCAGGAAAACAAACGAATGAGCCTTGAGGATCTTTCTAAGTATTCCGGCATTGAGGATATCAAGGATCTCAAGAAAGAACTCGGAAAACTCTACATGGTCGGATCCTATCCGTACACTCCGGACCAATTCATAGAACTGGATTACGACGGAGACACTATCGGGATCCGCATGCCTGTGGATCTGGAGCAGGGGTTGGTGCTTAGCGTAAGAGAATGGGCTGCCATCCGAAGTCTTTTCTTAGAAGAAGACGAAAAGGAGATCAGCCCTTCTCGAAAGAAGATTCTCCAATCTATATTAGAAAAAATTCATGCAATCCTGCCTTCTGCCGGGGTTCCGAGTGAGAACGATCTTAAGAAAAGAATTCATGATGCGATCCAATCCGGCAAATCTCTGGAGATGCAATACCAAGCAAACGGAGAAGCCCAGGCGGAGATAAGACGAGTCGATCCATGGGCCCTTTTGAGTTTTCGAGAAGAATATCTGATCGGTTATTGCCATGTGAGAAAGGCACCTAGGACATTTCGCTTGGATTCCATTATCCAACTTTCTCTCACGGACCAAGACTCGGTCCAAGTCCCTGACGAAGAAAGAAAAGAAGCCATCCTGAAATTAAAGAAATTCCTAAGCCAAACGGAAGCGGATTCCGAAGTTGCAGAGATCTATCATACTGCCGAAGTATATTTTAATCTTCATTCCAGACTTCCCTTAGAAAGAACGAAAGATAAGATCCAACTCAAAGGAGTTTGGTACTATCTATCCAAGACCAAGATCCGGAACGAAGAATGGTTTCTCTCCACTCTGAAAGGATTCGGGCCGAATGTGATCATACGCAGTCCGGAAAATTTACAGGAAAGAATGAGACTGTACTGGGAAGCTCAATCTCTTTTGGAAAGATGA